A stretch of Shewanella dokdonensis DNA encodes these proteins:
- a CDS encoding BolA family protein encodes MDTQEIETVLRNALALAEVYVTVEGTHFKIVAVGDCFDGMSKIKQQQAIYAPLMDRITSGELHALSIKTFTPAQWQREKIFNMPV; translated from the coding sequence ATGGATACACAAGAGATCGAAACTGTTTTACGCAACGCACTCGCCCTTGCCGAAGTTTATGTCACGGTGGAAGGGACTCACTTCAAAATTGTTGCCGTTGGCGATTGCTTTGACGGGATGAGTAAAATTAAGCAACAGCAAGCTATTTATGCACCACTGATGGATCGGATTACCAGCGGTGAACTGCATGCCCTCAGTATCAAGACTTTTACCCCTGCACAGTGGCAGCGTGAAAAGATCTTCAATATGCCAGTGTAG
- a CDS encoding STAS domain-containing protein produces MIEFKQLGDRCQLVGRLSQDDVKQLWGQRTQLVAAGTRTLDLHGLEYSDSAGIAFLMELLSQHPAELHLSAPSTQVKRLIDLYDLQGFFTE; encoded by the coding sequence GTGATAGAATTCAAGCAACTGGGTGACCGCTGCCAGTTGGTGGGGCGGCTGAGCCAGGATGATGTCAAACAGTTATGGGGGCAACGCACTCAACTGGTTGCGGCTGGCACTCGAACCTTGGATCTGCATGGGCTGGAATACAGTGACAGTGCCGGTATCGCTTTTCTGATGGAGTTGCTGAGTCAGCATCCAGCAGAATTGCACTTGAGCGCACCGTCAACCCAAGTTAAACGTTTGATAGACCTGTATGATTTGCAGGGATTTTTTACAGAATAA
- a CDS encoding MlaC/ttg2D family ABC transporter substrate-binding protein, which translates to MLKKLLSVVASICLLLPGMSQATTTTKDYKDPYVMIKDVADQTFARFKQDQDKINAQPDYLKTIVTEELMPYVDTRYAAYKVLGPYLQETTKEQRDDFVSAFTGYLVATYAQAFTAYTNQKLQFDPASDFSSDSIVDVGVQIIDNDRPPIKLDFKVRRLKDDTWKAFDMVAEGVSLLSSKQSEVTAMVRQKGIDAVIAMLQDKGNTHIDFNAPKGKDAL; encoded by the coding sequence ATGTTGAAAAAATTACTGAGTGTGGTGGCTAGCATCTGTTTGCTGCTGCCAGGAATGTCACAGGCTACGACTACGACAAAAGATTACAAAGACCCTTATGTCATGATTAAAGATGTGGCGGATCAAACATTTGCTCGTTTCAAACAGGATCAGGACAAGATTAATGCGCAGCCTGACTATTTGAAAACCATCGTCACTGAAGAACTGATGCCTTATGTTGACACCCGTTACGCTGCTTATAAGGTGCTTGGCCCTTATTTGCAGGAAACTACAAAAGAGCAACGTGATGATTTTGTCAGTGCTTTTACCGGTTATCTGGTGGCAACCTATGCTCAGGCTTTTACCGCATACACCAACCAGAAACTGCAATTTGATCCAGCGAGCGATTTTTCCAGTGACAGCATCGTCGATGTCGGCGTACAGATCATTGATAATGACCGTCCTCCCATCAAATTGGACTTCAAGGTGCGCCGTCTTAAAGATGATACCTGGAAAGCATTCGATATGGTGGCTGAAGGCGTAAGTCTGCTGAGTTCTAAACAGTCTGAAGTGACCGCTATGGTGCGTCAGAAAGGGATTGATGCCGTGATTGCGATGTTGCAAGACAAGGGCAATACCCATATCGACTTCAATGCCCCTAAAGGTAAGGATGCTCTGTGA
- the mlaD gene encoding outer membrane lipid asymmetry maintenance protein MlaD, translated as MLTRKIEFLVGMFLVAGLAAFLVLVYKVANVEVRSSSDTYTLTAEFSNIGGLKVRSPVKVGGVVVGRVSGIALDPKKMEPVVTLTMDKNYDKFPETSSLSVLTSGLLGEQFLGLTPGFVDDDVAILKDGDRIYDTHSALVLEDLIGQFLYSAGSKDKK; from the coding sequence ATGTTGACAAGAAAAATTGAATTCTTGGTGGGTATGTTTCTGGTGGCTGGACTGGCTGCATTTCTGGTGCTGGTCTACAAAGTTGCCAATGTCGAGGTACGTTCATCCAGTGATACCTACACGCTGACTGCTGAATTCAGCAACATTGGCGGCCTTAAAGTACGTTCTCCGGTGAAAGTCGGTGGCGTGGTGGTGGGCCGGGTCAGTGGTATTGCATTGGATCCGAAGAAAATGGAGCCAGTCGTTACGCTGACAATGGACAAAAATTACGACAAATTCCCGGAAACCAGCAGTTTGTCAGTATTGACCTCTGGTCTGCTGGGTGAGCAGTTCTTGGGATTAACGCCAGGGTTTGTCGATGATGACGTGGCAATTTTGAAAGATGGTGATCGGATTTACGATACTCATTCTGCTCTGGTACTGGAAGATCTTATCGGCCAGTTCCTGTATAGCGCGGGTTCAAAGGATAAAAAGTAA
- the mlaF gene encoding phospholipid ABC transporter ATP-binding protein MlaF, translating to MSQTQTGLVEVKNLSFSRGSRVLYDKISLSIPKGKVTAIMGPSGIGKTTLLKLIGGQLVPDSGEVLFEGKNIHQLKRNELFEVRKRMSMLFQSGALFTDMNVFDNTAFALREHSGLPEAIIRRIVLMKLEAVGLRGAASLMPSELSGGMQRRAALARAIALEPEMVMYDEPFTGQDPISMGVLVKLIRELSDALSLTSIVVSHDVSEVLSIAHYVYIIADKRIIAEGTPDQLRNADNPQLRQFLDGAPDGPVPFHYPAMDYQKELLGASD from the coding sequence ATGAGCCAAACCCAGACCGGATTGGTCGAAGTGAAGAATCTCAGTTTCAGCAGAGGCTCACGGGTACTCTATGACAAGATCAGCCTGAGCATTCCCAAAGGTAAGGTCACTGCCATTATGGGGCCGAGTGGGATTGGGAAAACGACCCTGCTGAAATTAATCGGTGGACAATTAGTCCCCGATAGCGGCGAAGTGCTGTTTGAGGGAAAGAATATCCATCAGCTCAAACGTAATGAGCTGTTTGAAGTGCGTAAACGCATGAGCATGTTATTCCAGAGCGGCGCATTGTTTACCGATATGAATGTGTTTGATAACACAGCGTTTGCTCTGCGTGAACACTCAGGTTTACCGGAAGCAATTATCCGCCGAATTGTGTTGATGAAACTGGAAGCTGTTGGCTTACGGGGTGCTGCGTCTTTGATGCCAAGCGAACTTTCTGGCGGGATGCAGCGGCGAGCGGCATTAGCGCGAGCTATTGCCCTTGAGCCAGAAATGGTGATGTATGATGAACCCTTTACTGGCCAAGATCCTATCTCCATGGGCGTGTTGGTGAAGCTGATCCGTGAATTGTCAGATGCCTTATCGTTGACATCCATTGTGGTTTCGCATGATGTCAGTGAAGTGTTAAGCATCGCTCATTACGTCTATATCATTGCTGACAAACGCATTATTGCCGAGGGCACACCAGATCAGCTACGAAATGCCGACAATCCACAACTGCGGCAGTTCCTAGACGGTGCGCCAGATGGCCCGGTACCGTTCCATTATCCGGCCATGGATTATCAGAAGGAGTTATTGGGTGCGTCTGACTGA
- a CDS encoding calcium/sodium antiporter — MLFNIFLLLAGLLFLVWSADKFIYGSSALARNLGLPPLLIGLTIVAMGSSAPEMFVAATASLSGHPDTAIGNVLGSNVANISLILGITALFGAIRVSSQTLFREIPLMLVATLVAGYCLHDQQFNRAEAIGLLVLFIGFMGYLIGHAIANRSKDRLADETEHDIPHDVATWQALFWIIVGITLLPLSANWMVAGAVGIAQYFGLSDLVIGLTIIAVGTSLPELAACIMGILRREDDLAIGNIVGSNLFNILAVLAIPGLIAPGAVDAAAASRDFYMVLATSTALAVLVLLSGRKHKSLKRWHGVALLLAFICYQVSLFEPQL; from the coding sequence ATGTTATTTAATATATTTTTGCTTTTGGCCGGTTTGCTGTTTCTGGTCTGGAGTGCTGACAAATTTATATATGGATCAAGCGCTTTAGCCAGAAATCTGGGGCTTCCACCATTGTTGATTGGTTTGACGATTGTCGCAATGGGGAGTTCCGCACCTGAGATGTTTGTGGCGGCTACCGCCTCGTTGTCTGGCCACCCAGATACGGCAATAGGTAATGTTCTGGGTTCCAATGTTGCAAATATTTCGCTAATTCTCGGCATTACTGCATTGTTTGGCGCAATCCGTGTCAGTTCCCAAACCCTGTTCCGGGAAATTCCACTGATGCTGGTTGCCACGCTAGTAGCTGGCTATTGTTTGCACGATCAGCAGTTCAATCGGGCCGAAGCCATTGGCCTGTTAGTGCTGTTTATTGGATTCATGGGATACCTCATCGGGCACGCCATCGCTAACCGTTCCAAGGATCGTCTTGCTGATGAAACCGAGCATGATATTCCGCACGATGTGGCTACCTGGCAAGCATTGTTCTGGATTATCGTAGGTATCACGCTGCTGCCGTTATCGGCTAACTGGATGGTGGCGGGTGCTGTGGGTATCGCGCAGTATTTCGGGCTGTCAGACCTAGTGATCGGCCTAACAATTATTGCTGTGGGTACCAGTTTACCCGAGTTAGCTGCCTGTATTATGGGGATACTGCGGCGAGAAGACGATTTAGCAATAGGGAATATTGTTGGCTCTAACCTGTTCAATATCTTAGCAGTATTGGCAATCCCAGGATTGATTGCCCCGGGCGCGGTAGATGCTGCCGCTGCCAGCCGAGATTTTTACATGGTACTAGCAACCAGCACGGCATTGGCAGTATTAGTTCTGCTCAGTGGCAGAAAACATAAATCACTTAAACGGTGGCACGGCGTCGCCTTATTGCTCGCCTTTATATGCTACCAGGTTAGCCTGTTTGAGCCGCAGTTGTAA
- the kdsC gene encoding 3-deoxy-manno-octulosonate-8-phosphatase KdsC has protein sequence MSRDGFYGPVADPVWQAASQIQLLICDVDGVFSDGRIYLGNHGEELKAFHTRDGYGIKALLSANIQVAVITGRKSQIVETRMTALGIPHIFQGIDNKLAPFEWLLQHYQLQPRQVAYIGDDMVDLPVMQRVGLSVCVADGHPRVRQLAHLVTYLGGGHGALRELADLLLLSQDKIDSAHGMSI, from the coding sequence ATGAGTCGTGACGGTTTCTATGGACCAGTGGCAGACCCAGTATGGCAAGCGGCCAGCCAGATCCAGTTACTGATCTGCGACGTAGATGGTGTATTTTCCGATGGCCGCATCTATCTGGGAAACCATGGTGAAGAGCTCAAAGCATTCCATACCCGCGATGGTTATGGCATAAAAGCCTTGCTAAGCGCCAATATCCAGGTTGCGGTTATTACTGGGCGCAAATCGCAGATTGTGGAAACGCGTATGACGGCATTGGGAATACCCCATATATTTCAGGGAATTGACAACAAATTAGCCCCTTTTGAGTGGTTGTTGCAACACTATCAGTTACAGCCACGACAGGTAGCCTATATTGGGGATGATATGGTGGATCTTCCCGTGATGCAGCGTGTGGGACTCAGCGTCTGTGTTGCGGACGGACACCCTAGAGTGAGGCAACTGGCACATCTGGTAACTTACCTTGGTGGTGGTCACGGCGCACTGCGGGAACTGGCTGATCTACTACTATTGAGCCAAGATAAAATCGATTCCGCACACGGCATGAGTATATGA
- the lptC gene encoding LPS export ABC transporter periplasmic protein LptC, whose product MNRVTLAIIAFFTAALILYWQVQNKRNADADQRLPGVVQPDYIADDLHSVSYDENGMISSKVSAKHMEHYEQDDRTVFSDPVYWIFPDKGQTEWRMTAQQGLLDKHSNKVVLQNNVIIDAISPTEPIQSISTSYLELDLNKMIMTSDKNILVKGQDFDITGLGLYADLNAQQVKLLSQVKGTYETK is encoded by the coding sequence ATGAACAGAGTTACGCTGGCAATCATTGCATTTTTTACCGCCGCCCTGATCTTGTACTGGCAAGTTCAGAATAAACGTAACGCCGATGCCGACCAACGACTGCCAGGTGTGGTGCAGCCCGATTATATTGCTGATGATTTGCACAGCGTCAGTTACGACGAAAACGGCATGATTTCCAGCAAGGTGTCTGCCAAACACATGGAACATTACGAACAGGATGATCGTACTGTTTTTAGCGACCCGGTGTACTGGATTTTTCCCGATAAAGGCCAGACAGAATGGCGCATGACGGCACAACAAGGGCTGCTAGACAAACACAGCAACAAAGTGGTTCTGCAAAATAATGTTATTATTGACGCCATCAGCCCGACAGAACCCATACAATCCATCAGCACCAGTTATCTAGAACTGGATCTGAACAAGATGATTATGACCTCTGACAAAAATATACTGGTCAAGGGGCAGGATTTTGATATTACAGGTCTTGGACTATACGCCGACCTCAATGCTCAGCAGGTAAAGTTGCTTAGTCAGGTAAAAGGAACCTATGAAACCAAATAA
- the lptA gene encoding lipopolysaccharide transport periplasmic protein LptA, translating into MCLASLSAAAVDKDLLQQVKISADSQDADIKNKQVVYSGHVIVTQGSMKLTAQELNASGTDKDGERVLIAKGSPATFRQKLEDGRIANASANEIHYNINKRILTLIGKARVEQDGSLSTAEKIIYDLENQQLQATSSGQGEDRVTTVIQPENYQQETKKEPKQEQQ; encoded by the coding sequence TTGTGTCTCGCCAGTCTGTCTGCGGCCGCAGTAGATAAAGACCTATTGCAGCAGGTCAAGATCTCTGCTGACTCTCAAGATGCCGACATCAAAAACAAGCAGGTAGTGTATAGCGGACACGTGATTGTCACACAGGGTTCGATGAAACTTACCGCCCAGGAACTTAACGCATCCGGTACCGATAAAGACGGTGAACGCGTGTTGATAGCCAAAGGTTCACCAGCAACCTTTCGCCAGAAATTAGAAGATGGCCGCATTGCCAATGCCAGCGCTAACGAGATCCACTACAACATCAACAAGCGCATTCTGACACTTATCGGTAAAGCCAGAGTAGAGCAAGATGGCAGCCTCTCAACCGCAGAAAAAATCATTTATGATCTGGAAAACCAGCAACTGCAAGCGACCAGCAGTGGTCAGGGAGAAGATCGGGTTACCACGGTAATTCAGCCGGAAAATTACCAGCAAGAGACCAAAAAGGAACCCAAGCAGGAGCAACAATGA
- the hpf gene encoding ribosome hibernation promoting factor → MQINLAGHHIEITDSLRSYVESKFAKLERHFEQINNVHVVLNVEKAIQRVEAKLHLNGGEVHGTAEHTDMYAAIDALIDKLDRQVIKYKEKLTKYS, encoded by the coding sequence ATGCAAATCAACCTGGCAGGCCATCACATTGAGATCACCGACTCGTTGCGTAGCTACGTGGAGAGTAAATTTGCAAAACTTGAACGCCATTTCGAACAGATCAATAATGTGCATGTCGTACTTAATGTTGAAAAAGCCATACAAAGAGTTGAAGCCAAGTTACATCTGAACGGTGGTGAAGTGCACGGCACAGCAGAACACACCGACATGTACGCAGCCATTGACGCACTGATTGATAAATTGGATCGTCAGGTCATTAAATACAAAGAAAAGCTGACAAAATACTCATGA